A region of the Pempheris klunzingeri isolate RE-2024b chromosome 6, fPemKlu1.hap1, whole genome shotgun sequence genome:
gtaagaaaacatttttatagaCTTAATAACACTAAATGAAAGAATATAGTGATCAACCACACTTAGATGTACACAATGtgatatatatatctatatatatgaACACAGTGACTATATGATATACAATTATATATCCCAATTAATATCTGAATGTGTAATGTGGTCTTTGCACATAGTCATACATACTCATGTTTGTACGTCTATACATCCGAGGTCTCGCAAACAAGCCCACAATTAAACCATATTTTAACCCTAAAGTAAcagttcgacattttgggaaatatgctttttCGCTTCCGTGCTGGGAACTAAGTGAAAGGATTGATACCACGCTCATGTCTGcataataaatatgaagctacagcagaCAGCTAcaagaaaaaactaattttagcGCCAAAGCAGCCCGTTGAGGCGAGCACCAAGCACTCAGCTCATTGCTTTAAATTCAAATTAGTCCTTACAAAGACTGAATAcaaagtccacacacacacaaacacacttaccGCATACACAAGGTCTGTAGCTGCACCTGGGAGATTTTACGAGGTCTGTAAATCgatgcaccacacacacatgcgcatgTATTCCTTATTGTGTCCTGGTTGTGATTACTGCAGTGACTTTACAGGCATCTGCAGTGCTCAAAGAGAACGGGTTCTGTAAACAGCTACTGTCTGCACGTGGTGTTGCAGACTGGAATATCTCATTTAATAATGagttaataataatttaatatgaTCATAGCAACTtgtatgttgtgtatgtgtaagCGTTGCACAAGTACACAGGAAACATCACACATCATAGGAGCAGATGGTACTCTCCTCCCTTCATATTCATTCTTAATATTAGACATTAATTACCTCAAATTAAGTAATATCCTGCTGAACCGCATGTGGCCAGTAAAAACTCTTACAAATGAGAATTGGCTGGAGATATAGTGGAACTACTCAGGCATCTCAAATATTGTGGATTTATATAATGAGCAAAAACATGCTCATGCTTTTCTGCATAATTGGACCTGAAATTTTCTTAggacattttttaaagataatttgGGGTTTCTAGATGAGGTTTATGGTGTTACATGCTGAGATATTTACCAAAAAATTGTTCTTTAGATCTGGTCTTGACATATTCACCCTGAAATCACTGATGGGCACACTTTCCCGATACTTTTGCAGACTTTTTGCGCATATGTTCCTTGTGGATCTGACGGCAGACACTCACTCCATTATCTCCATGGGACATAACTTTGTTAGAGTGCAATGACAACATGCAGGCTTTACAGCGGTGAAATAACATGACAACTCAACCATGTAGATTGACTGACAACAGAGAGAAGTGGCTTTCCTGCATTTGGACAACATGTTTATCTCAAGTCAAAGCATCTGGGAATGTTCTGACAACATGCCAGTCACTACAGCATGAGGGCATTAGTGAGTGAGTGTATTAGTTATCATAGAAGTAAAGCATAAGATCTGTGCATTATATGACTGATGTTTGGGTGATTACTCATTACTGTGGCTGCCAGCACAACATGTGATGATAAACATTAGACCAAGAAAATGATGGGATGTGAGGTTGTTTTACAGTAATATAGTGAAACACTACAATGCTGTTGTTGCTCAATTCAAAGAgtaactttttactttttaagaaaTACAACAGGTTTCTTGCTGTATTATATTTAATGCAGCGCTAACAGTCAAGAGGGCAGATTTTACCATTATGATTATAGGAGTGACGATGATGTAATATGTTCACTATGCAGCACCAGTCAGCAGCACCAAAATACCCATAATCACTGCAAACAACACAGATAATACAGCTTTGACGCAACAGTTATGATAAACCGTACTCTTAAAGTCTTTGCACGGGATCCTTCAGCTGTAGACCCACTTATATGTTCCACTCTGATGTGAGCATTCactaaagaaaagagacaaaataattaaaaacataaacatcagAGTTATCAAAGTTTTGATGCAAGTGCTCTCATATGGACCTAGCTATCCTAAGTAGTGATGGCGATCCCAGACTGAGCCTGGTGGAGCCATTTATCTGTAGTCTGGTCCTCAGTTCTGCTTGGTTGGGAGGCCTGGAATTTAAATGAGGCCCCCTAACTAGTGTTTCCTACTTGCAGCTGCatctagacacacacaaagacagcagcATCACAACAGGTAGATGGGAACAAGAATAGGatttctgtgctgtgtaaaataGTTTTCATATCATGGAAAGCACTAATATTTTATTGCTCTCCATTAGCACATGATAAAACATATCCTGTCATTTAGGAATGTGTGCAGGACTGCAGGGATTTAGCATAAAACCTGAAGTAAAAGGGGAAATTGGAGGAAGTattaaaacatggaaaaacCTCTGCTGAATCGGTGCTTTTAAATATACATCAGCCTCTTCCGTATAATGTCCACTGACATTATGCACCAAAATAGAAATCCAGGCTTCTCTCGCTGTCTGTGtttcacaaatacacacacacacacgcacgtacaGATGTACAAGCCATATGTTTTGTCTATCTTAAGCGTAATGGAAATACTTCAACCCCATTTTGTCTGCTGGTCACCAAGAAACTGCTTTTGACTTGCTTTTGTCTCATTCTGTCTTAAGTGTACGCATTtacagaaccacacacacacacagacgtgttATCATCCAAGCATCTCTTTGTTGTGACTAGCTCGGATCctcgcagacagacagacctgatTGACTAAGAGCCTGTTaatgagctgtcagtcaaacagcGGGCTAATGCAGAACAGGTCTGCGCTGTCAGTCAAAGAGCGGGGCACACACAACACTCAGGATGATGAGGATTAGGACTGTAAGGATGATGAAGGTGGCTGTACTCATATAATGGTGATCTGTTGTTCCAAAAGACTAAGACAACCTCTCCTTCCATGTTCCCATTCTTAAATTTTTGATAGGCGCAGTGtgagctgtggctgcagggtCTGCTGCCTGCTACTtcctacttcctgtctgtgcagACGGTGGCCTACTGGGGTCAGAAGAGGCTGAAAAGCCCCAGAGCCCAAATTGTCTTCAACACAATAACTCATACAggtaaacaaacaaagcatCTTCTCGATAGGGCTGGATAGTATGACTTAAAATGCACTGTATGTTATGCTATACTTATATTTGTACATTTGACAGTAATATAGCTCATCAATTTTCTCCTCATGATTTCAGTAGAACATGattgaaatacattaaaagATTTTGGGGTAATAATTCTGTCTAACCAACTTTCATACACGGTGCAGATGTTTAGTGTGTGCATGGCTGCAGTTTGCTCCACTTTTTTTCCAACAAATATGAAGTTCATCTTAAAGAGTAATTACTTTGGGGGGAAATGTGCAGCTTAATATTACACACCATCAATCAGACAGTGCTTCACTATTGCCTCACTGGGGAATCTGGATGAGCATCATGTCTAGAAATAAATGCTTATATAGAAACAGGTGTAACGTCACtaagaaatatttaatttttaggAAGACACTAAAACTCCAGGAGGTTATGTACAGTTTTGTCTTGTAGGAATTAACAGTAAGGAGCTGGAAATACAGCCAAGACTTCGGCAATACAGCTACTTATGGACTTCCCTAGCAACCCTACTCCAAATAGAGACTCACTCAAGTACACATTTTAGTAAATCGCCTTtagtaaatactgtatgtatagtTCCCAGCACCTATTTGTTAACAGAGCCATACATTGTTAGTTTCTAGAGCTGCTGCATTTGCAGACTGTCAGCATATTTTGTCTCCCTACAGCTGCACTGTATAAACACACGCATACAGTGGAAATTGGCGATGTTAATGGTCGTCCAGGCAACAGAGGTATTTATAGGTGACCTGTCGGTCAGCCCAGTAGAGGATTATAGCCAGCTGCTGCTCAATTATCAAACCACATACCAACATATTTATATGGAACATATTGCCATATATAATTTAGCTGTATTAATATTTGACACAGTCCATGTATTGGCCTGGTTTCACTCAATGCTAATGAGGGTCAGTTAGGGCAGATAAAGCCACTTAGTGCTTCTGGGTGAATGAATTAACAGGAAAGCTAGCTACCAGCTGCACTTTTGTCAGCGGTTTATGGTATCCTGGCAcaatataatacatttatacattcCATATGTTATATAACAGGTTTCATACATCCAGTCATTCATATGATGTGGTTTTTAGTGTTGTCAGTTACAGTATAAGTACATAAAACAGCTAATGTGTAAATAATGTTTACTTTAGAGTAAAGTAACTGCTCCTTCAAGACACACATGAAAGCACAATGGATATCACTGCTACATACAGTGTTCTAAGTTTtaattttattgtgaaattgtGCAAGATACAAAGCTCGTTGTTTATGAGCTAAGTGCTCAAATTACGTTTACCTTTAACTGCTCCGCTGTTTTCATTCCCAAGAAAGACCTGCAAATCAGCCAAAGTTTgaaatttaacatttattattttctctcctctcctctcctctcctctcctctcctctcctctcctctcctctcctctcctctcctccaccaaaGGAGAGGACTTCTCCAATGAGctcccctcttcctcatcttcatcatctcttccctcctctccttccctctcctcctcctccccttcctcctcggaccctccccacccctcctcctctctgcctcactctgAATCCCCCCTTAACCCTGTCACCCCTGGCAACCTGCGCCTGGAGGTCGCTGCCCCTCATTACCATGATGACCAGCTGCAGGTCAAGGTGTTCTGGAAGTGGCCTTACCTCGGTGAGTTGATTTTGAAACACTGATTAAGTCAACAATACtcataaacaaaatgacaaagacaaaagaaaggCGAAAAACATGGAACAAAATCCTGCAAGCATTGATTTGGTTGTTCAGATTCTTTCTGATCTTTTCtgatctgtatttttaaacctttgctcaatttttttttttacatattttgggtttgaaatgactggtaggtacaaacattttttgaaatgGTCCAGTAGTTCGCCTCAGCTGGCAACCGAATGGGCTACAATGGCTTTAATGTTATCCTTAAGGGAAACCATGCCAGTCAAAGAGCGTCCACTAAAAGTACTCAAAagttcaaagtgtctgacaacattacagaaagaatccctacagagatagagCTGTAAGATCCTTCTTGTTTATTCAGCCCTTATATCGCTTGGCCACTCCACTCCactgacaaatactgtaatttacCTGAACAATGGAGTTGCTGGGTTCCCACTACCTTGATCTGttagttttaaaaagttagtttAAGTCTGAACTAAACCGTGTTAAAACATTGAAGTCACAGTAattagaccagcaactcctatgGTCTGCAAGGTAAAaaatcaatggagtctggtggctttgacctgagtgatataacagctgtatTTCTGGagggatcctctctgtaatgttgtcagggacttggaataacaatctgagcctgtcagtggcaaaaacaagcactttaagGAGACATGCTTTTAATGGCACAGCTGCTCTGATGGGACCTAGGCTTAAGAATACtgcagttatcctttaacactAGTTGGTATTGGGATCTCCAGGTTGAAATCAACGAGAGCAgctccctgtctgtgtctgttacTGAGAAAGCAAACTATAAGAGGTTCACCAAAAGTAGACAAtgcaaaacagagaaatgtAGAGAAAAGTAGGAAGTTTATCAGTGTACATCATGACATGTTTTTcttataaacacaaacatatgccTACttatgcagtgtgtgtctgtctctatttTGCTttacaggcagacagagacaccCTGGTCCATACATTTTGCGATGGCATCCACATACCTGCAGTTCAAATGTTACAAGCACAGAGAGAATAACAACTGTGCAGGTATAACTACCCTGGCAGGGttttatgtgtctctgtgttcacgAAGTCGTGGATAgatgtgttgtttctgtgtgagcaTTGTTGTTGTGTGGTTTTTTAGCGTATGTGTGTATCAGAGATCAGATTTCATCACCATAACTCAGATCAGTCTGGAATGCTCTCATCCTCTGTCTGCGTGtaactttgtctctctgccatCATCTCGCTCTGTCTCTGCCTAACATCACTTTTCCCATAACTCTGTCAAATCCCTGGCtgaaatatatactgtatgtctgtgtgtgtgtgtgtgtgtgtgtgtgtgtgtgtgtgtgtgtcacatgcaCATAAATGTGGGACAGTTATCTTAGTTAGTTATTATCTGTGGGGAAGTAATTTCTAGAATCATCTCAGCAATCACTACGAACCATTAAATGTGtcaccaaaatgaaaacaggcaATCTACTTTAAATGCATGTTTACAACATATTTTACTTATAAATGCTTCTATTTTAAACCAAAATCATGAAGTGAAGCGGCAGTAgagagcagcattttaaaagataaaatggcGTTGAGTGAATACTCTGCTCACAGCACTTCATCAAGAGCAAACTGGACTCCCCGACGTTAGaccttttcatttctctcagtGGTAATCTCTCATCTAAAATGACCTCAGTATCAGCGCGTTGATAAATATTGTGTGCAATTTGCCGAGGTCACAGACTCTGATTTCTGTTCATTGAAGTTCAGccttttttaaacagaaatgatGCCATTTCTCGCCATTTGAAGGTGCCAGCCTGCAAATCTGCCTAATGCCGCTTCAAACTGTGGTGTTTATTCTACCATGGAGCTAGCAAGCTGCTTATATGACACAGGTTTCCAAACAAAAATAGAggtaatatgtatattttaaggAACCTTGTAATATGTCAGTTTTGAGAACCAGCTGTATACAGTAAACATGGCAAACTTTGCCATGTTGTATCTTCTTTTCAAACACTTTTTCTTATCCCTAACTTGACTTCATTCTCTCTCCAGGGCACCCACCACACTATCACAGGCCTGCTGTTCGCCTGTAAGTACCGGGTCGCCGTGGCACTGAAGGCTGACCTAGGGTCAGAGGCTGTTGCCTGGGTTACGACCCCGACTTGCTCCTCCATCAGGGTTAGAGGAGGCAAAGCTTTGCCCTGCAACACTGAGGGTATGAGCAACTaaagacacatgcacacctacacacacacacacacacacacacacacacacacacacacatttactgtatgtaaatgtggTGATCCATTGATCTTCATTAATGCTGTGACCCcacaaaacatgtaaatatctaaaatataaCTCTGTGGTGTAGATGAAACTATCCAACATTATATAAAGTAGTCAAAATgaactccacctccaccagctgtaacattaaaatgctgcttatgTGTTTAAATTAATTAGATATACTGAGTATAATAGTATAACTCTGAAAGGAACCATTCTACCCAACAAATACTTCTACTTTAAtgctttaagtatattttgctaTTGAAACTTTAGTACTTTTCCTTATGTGGAATCTTCAATGCAGGAATTTTACCTGTAACAGAGTATTCTTACAGAGCAGTATTACCATTTTACATAAGTAAAAGGTCTGAATACTTTTTCCACCGCTGCATTTCAGCATAAAAACACCATCATGTTGTCTGCTGAGAAATAATTTCATTAACAGTGTTCTGTCATTAAGTGAAGGAAAGgttttgtgttctttgtttgtgtcagagcGCCTCCTGTCAGGCAGAAAGGTGGTACTGCGTCCAGAACGATTGACTGCAGAGTTTCAACAAGTCAATGGCACCCTGCTCACAACGCTTCGCTGGAGgatctcccagcatgcactggacCCGGCAGCTGTGGAAGGGTTCCAGTTCACCTGGACGCTGCAGTCAGGGGTCACCACGGCAACGGGAGGGCAGGAGGACACACTCATCTCCCAGACTCAGACAATCGCACCGGTGAGACACGAGGGGAGGTTTACACTGAcagcactttattttattttttttataagtaATTTTACATCaggttggttttgttttttcatgtaaaaaatCACCAGACACCAGGTTATTTCAGCTGTTGCTCaattaaagaaatgtgtgagGAGGAAtggtgtacgtgtgtgtgtctgtgaactTACACGGCTTCATCCTCCACAGTCTCAGCGCTCGGTATCAGTTTACGGTCTTCAGGCTGACAGCGTGtaccagctgcagctccaggtCTTAACAGAGGGGGGGAGCAACGGTGCCGCAGTCTCCAAGACTATACACACTCCAGCTATCAATGCCACGCTTTGATAGGTAAGGGCGCTTTCTTTGTaacacactgcactgcatttTGTGTAGCTCTGTGAAAAAACTAATAGTCAAAAGTATAACATAGCTTTAATTTTCCATCATGATATGAGAATGTGTTTCTATGACAGgatatttttcatcttttgtccTCTTAATCCTACCCATCATGTCTTCCAGGCCTAAACCCCACAGCTGTCATCGTCTGCTGCACCACGGTCATCTTCACCAACATCCGCTTCTCCTCCGTCTCCGTCCACAGAGCAGCATGGTTCCAACACGaccaaaactaaaataaagaaagttTCCTCTGTGTAAAGTAGATCACTCTCTTGGTATTTCCTACTCTGTGTCCTGACTTCCTTTTCACTTTAATCACTTTTCAAACATCAGGAAGGTGGCGAGCTCGTTCTAACGGAAAAACTCATTAATCGTTCATCTAATCAATCATTAATCTGTCTGCTCATTCGAAGGTCATGGCCTAAGTCAATATTGTTTTGTAAagattgtaaaaaaataaataactgtaCCTGTGCATGGTGCCAGTTTATAAAGCACTAAGTACCTACATGTAGTCTTGGCAGTGAAACATGTATCCTTGAACCATATTTGTGTctatttttgtaaattaaaaatgcagcatttttccAGATTATTCCTTTTGGCAGTGGTGCCACAGTGCTGCAGCATTGCAAGACATGTATGTGAAAAATGAGACTCCTTGCACGGCTGCATCTGCACGTTTAGGGGTTTAGATGGGACTACTAAGGTCATTTCTAATCACCTGACATCACTGGAGCCAACATACACTTCTAAAGAGACTTATTatgcttgttgtttttgattATGCAAGTAGAGAATGACACAGCACtgactttatgtacaaatgTATAGCAACAGACTGAAGGTGGTTATTTCAATGCATAATCTGCACCATTATCTTTGAAGCCGGTGGGTCTGAGTTGTTGTGCTGAAACCTTGAAATAAGctcaatatattttaatattttgttcacatttaaaaaaaaaagctcatttttctCCTAAATCTGTCTAAAGTTGCTTGTTTGATACATTTTGGGCCTTGTGCAGCGTTAAATGTGCGTTATGGTACACCCATCTTATGAAATAATATGTGACCTATTTACACAGTTAATACAGCTATACCTGGtagatttctttgtttttttactagAGTCATGGCATTACTTTGAAAAGGTTTGGAACTACTGGTGTCAAGCAGCCAGTAATTATCATGTTAATATTCTTTCTatgtaacctttttttttttttttttgcattttactgTTGATAATTTTGTACTTAATTCCATAAATTTTTGActgttagttttatttattgttttcctgTCTTAGTTTTTTGTAATTAAAGATTATCaagatacagtgtgtgttgtgtcagtgATCTGGAGGTTAGAAATGATAACAGGGATATTATACCAGTTTATTATTTCCAATTTGCATCATAGTTTGCATTATgcttaaattatattttaaattagaACGGATCATCCATTATATTCACTTATTTTCACTGGATGTGATGCTGATATAAGCAAACTGGGTGAGAGGACGACGAAGGTTACTTCGGGAGAGAATCCGGATTTAACCGAAGAGTCAGCCCGACGCCGTGACGCAATCAACGAGCGACTACAGCTTGGCTTGTTGTTTCTTCAAATCGTGGTTTGACGAAACTCAGTTTGTTATTTCACAGACAAGGTAATGCATAATGATGTTTCTTTTCCGTTTTTATGATGGTTTGGGGCTTATACCGCGCATCACTTCAAATGCCAATTCGCAGctcctcttttgtctttaaACGCCTCCAACTTCCTActgaaaatggaggaaatgtaTGTAGTcgctgctttgtgttttggctGCAGCTAGCTAACTTAGCTAGCTCCAGGGGAATGACTAACTTGTGCAAAACTTTGTGAAATGTGATATTGTAATGAGTTACATTACATGACGCTAggttatatttttaaatgatgtgcGGGTCTGCTTCAGTCGCTCGGTGCCCATTGTTCCTTTAGTAATGTATCTTAGCTCACGTAGTTTTGTTGGACTCCATAATTTAATTGATTGTGGGAATTGTAGCagacacttttaatgactaatgCACCTGCGTACACTCAATATATGCTCCTAAAGTATTGCTAAACGTCGCCGCGGTGTTGCTAACGAAATAACACGTCTGAAAAGGTGATATTAACGTTACTTTAAAAAGAAGAGTAACACAATACGTCAGGCCAGTACGTGCTATTGTGTTGTCGTGATACCTTTACGCAAACAAGTGTGTGAGCTGCAAGCTAAAACTAATTGATAAAACACAGTGATCCACCTGTTAAAGAAGATGACACTGCGGTTGCTACTTCAGTTTTTTCTCCTTCAATGACCGTCGTCCGCACAAAATGAGGAATAGATATAAGGGACACGTCACTTTAAGTAAAACAcgtgtattctttttttttactgtcctTTACAGGAAACAACACAAGTGGACAAGTGatagtttacaaaaaaaaaccttcacctGTTGTGGAGTTTACCTGGAAATGGGgacattttctgatttatttgtaGATATTCACATGTAAAATAGCAACAACTTTTAGCCCAACAGAGAATTTCTGTCATTCTGGTGGTCTTGGACGGTgtagtagttttattttttttttcatcagggTTGTTATCTGATCGGCAGTATAGCTTTCATTggctcttcctctttcttccctctttttgtcattttttccaCTTGTTCCTGTTAGGAGACCACGGTGCTGCCATTCCATACAGAGTCTACCCATCACCACTGAGGAGCACTCCGTACCTACCATGTTCTAGTCTGCTGTCGTATCAATAACCCTTGTGGTGGAAAAGGCTTGAGAAAGGCTTGATTTCTACACAGCAAGTTCTTGACAGCAGAATACCTGGAGGGAAGTGTCAGGATACAAACACCAAACCAAACTTCATATTCAGAGGAACAAAgcggaggagaggacaggagtgCGGACAGGGGGTGTTGGGGATGGGGTTGAAGAGCCAAAGGCGGGCGTCATGGTTCACAGCGGCTCTGCATCCCCAATGAAAACAACACCGTCAGCATCCCCTCATTTAACTGTTCCAGCCACAGCCAGTCCCCTGCAAGCAGCTCCTCTAGTGCCCCCTCCTGGAGATGCTACAGATCAGGACCTCACCCATACCCCTGGCAAGCTCCTCACCACAGACCTTATCTCCAACTCCGACTCGACCCAGCCCTCTGCTCCGAGTCCTGCTAATGCCAAGCCACACCAAGCTTTTGCTACTAACTCAAGCTCAGCATCAGCATGGTGCCCTACACAGACACCAATCCCTGGTCTGGGCACAATCAACGGCCGCAAGTCAAGCAGGAAGAGAACCCCTAAGGCTTGTGACTGCTGTGGCCCCAACAGTACAGGACACAATGACAGCACTtcaggcagaggaagaggaagggggaaagGGAGAAGAAGGGGTCCCGGTGGTGACCTCTGGGACACCCCAAAAAGGAAAGTGGATGGCCAGCTGACACACATCAAGAGTTTTGGTTTCAACCAGGAGATGTTAGAGGAAACGGAGGATGAAGATGACAGACATGATGCTCCTTCACAAATGCCTGGTGCCCTCCCTGTCACATTGTCCCCGCAGGATGGACCAATAAGGGCAGATGCTGCTCCAGAGAAAGGGGATGTGGAGAAAAAGGAGGCCATGCTGATGGATGGGTCAGGGGTTGCTGGTGATGGTAGGGATGTGGAGATGAGATTGCTGGGAATGGTAGGCAGTGGAGCATCAGCAGTAAGAGGATgcgggagaggaggaaggggaatGGTGGGAGCTTTGCTTGCGTCAAATATAGAAGTAGAAAGtggaggaaagaggggaggTTTAAGTGGTGTTGTCATCAGCTCTGAATCTCCGTTTGGAAATGGAGAAACTGTAAACCTATCTGACACTGAACctgaagaggaggtgaaggagggcAAAATGATTATGagtgaaatggaaaatggattgctgtctgtctcacagcagCCAGGTCCTGCCTCAAGTTCAGAATCTCCCCAGGACCTGGAGATGCAGATGGACCAGACTCCTGACAGAACAGACTCGGTGTCAGTACCAATAACTCTGTCCAACGGAGACGTCGTCACACCAACAAGGGACGACTACGGCTCCACACTTATGGAGGTGGAAACCTCTCATCCAGCTAGGGTTTTGCCTCCATCCCAGGGCCCCATTGCAGTGAGCAGCATGCAGCACAGCTGGGCATTAAGAGACCACAGGTTGTACTGTCAGTGTGGAACCTGGGAAGAGACGGAGAAGGAAGAAATGTCAGGAAAAGATCACTCAGGAGAAACAGATggaagagagatggatggaaagaTGCCAGATAAAGAAAGCTTGGAGCATCTCACTGATATGATCCACGGTAAGATGAGCACTTTTTCTATCATGACATTACATCTCCATGAATGTTTATACACTCATAGTTTCAAAAGACAAGTTTCAGTTTCATCTAGCATAATACAAAAAATAGtccagaaagaaaagaaaaaaaaattctcttaCAATTTCAACAGGTGACATCAacaatgcacacatgcagctcCATCCTCTTAGAAGgaattttttgtgtttttgttcttagTCAGTGTCTTCCTGGTGTCACTTATCTTTGAAggtaaagcaaacaaacaggaatGCAGCTTTgacacaaagaagcaaaaactATTTCAGTGAGAAGTGGTGAAGAATGCGTAAATATCGGCCATGTCCCGATTGCTtccataaaaatgtaaaactgctATTCATTAGCACACAGGCCTGAATTTGATACAATTACAATCGGAGCAGTGGAATCATTATCAGTGTTGTAACTTTGGGTTTTaacatcagagaaaaacaacgTGTTTCTGTCATTCAGTCAGTAGATCACATGATTCAGCGCTAAtaactttctctctgtcagaaTTTCTGGAGAGCTTCTACCTGAAGTACGGCGGGTTCATCCCTCTCAGTGAGACTGATGTCCTGGAACACCTGAAGAAGAAAGGCAATTCTGACCTCAGTAGCAGGTtagcatacacacacgcacacacacacacacacacacacacacacacacacacacacacacacacacacacacacacacacacacacacacacacacacacacagacacacacacacacacacacacacacacacacacacacagtctgcttgAATGCTTGAAGGTTTATCTGATTGTTAATCCTTGGCCTTTCACATGAATCCAGTGATGCAGGTGAAATAAACATAAAGCAGCTAAGTACTTCAGTTGACCACAGTGAGGATGACATATGCAGAATTTTTCCAAACAAGACACTGAAGCACAGACAGTGGATGTATTCCAGCTGTGACGGCGTTTAGAGGTTATTGTTTTCACCTTGTGAATCTTATGTAAATTTTCTGTCAGCAAAATGCAGTCGCTAAACTCAACAGGTGTGTAGTTGAGATCACAGTGAATTCCAAGTTTG
Encoded here:
- the LOC139202543 gene encoding sentrin-specific protease 5-like; this translates as MVHSGSASPMKTTPSASPHLTVPATASPLQAAPLVPPPGDATDQDLTHTPGKLLTTDLISNSDSTQPSAPSPANAKPHQAFATNSSSASAWCPTQTPIPGLGTINGRKSSRKRTPKACDCCGPNSTGHNDSTSGRGRGRGKGRRRGPGGDLWDTPKRKVDGQLTHIKSFGFNQEMLEETEDEDDRHDAPSQMPGALPVTLSPQDGPIRADAAPEKGDVEKKEAMLMDGSGVAGDGRDVEMRLLGMVGSGASAVRGCGRGGRGMVGALLASNIEVESGGKRGGLSGVVISSESPFGNGETVNLSDTEPEEEVKEGKMIMSEMENGLLSVSQQPGPASSSESPQDLEMQMDQTPDRTDSVSVPITLSNGDVVTPTRDDYGSTLMEVETSHPARVLPPSQGPIAVSSMQHSWALRDHRLYCQCGTWEETEKEEMSGKDHSGETDGREMDGKMPDKESLEHLTDMIHEFLESFYLKYGGFIPLSETDVLEHLKKKGNSDLSSRGLEIKEAMARYRAGLASAPFAGFMVTYNKHTLGLEDLGTLEEQNWLNDQIINMYGELIMEATQHKVHFFNSFFHKQLVAKGYDGVKRWTKKVDLFSKWLLLIPIHLEIHWSLVTVTMATKTISYYDSQGIVFRHTTDNIMKYLLSEAREKKQAAFQKGWKITIIKGIPQQKNDSDCGVFVLEYCRCLSVKQPLLFCQEDMPRIRKRIYKELCDCRLNV